In the Methanothermobacter sp. K4 genome, ATAGCAATGGAAAACGGAACCTACAGGCACCCCACAAGGAGGCTTCTCAGCAGAATCCATGAACTCACCGGCGAATATGAGGTTAAAAAAAGATACTTCATAAACATCGGGAAGGGTTACAGGCTGAGGGAGAGGCTTGGATCCCAGTTCAGGTACTTTGTCCGTGGCCTTGATAAAATGAAGTACATAAGCATGGAAGAACTTGAGAAGATGCCTGAAGCCGAATGTTACAGGACCATCGGCACCGTGGACCTGGACGCATTCGAGGTTCTTAAAGCGGGAAAAATGTCCTGAAACCAACTTTATTTTTTTAATTAATTTACCCATTTAATCCCTTAAAGAAGGAAAATATCCTGGAAACCCTCAAATTCTATTTTTCATAGTGGACTAGTCAACATTATTAGGACCCGGCTCCATATACCTACACATGAGGTTCATAACACTCGTTCTGAAGAATCCATTCAGAAGCCGTGCAAGGAGTCTCCTTGCAATTACAGGTATCGCGATTGGAATTGCGACCATTGTAACCCTTGGAGTGATAACCGAGGGTCTGAAGGCATCAACAGAGAACACCCTCAAGGCGGGTGGCGCCGACTTCACGATTGTGGAGTCCAATGTCTCAGACATGTTCTTCAGCAAGATAGATGAGGAATACGTGGATAAGGTGCGGAATGTGAGCGGGGTTGAGGACGCCGTTGGGATACTCATGGCTGTACAGCCCCTTGACGACAACCCCTACTTTGTACTGATAGGTATAGACCCTGCCAAGATAAACATGAGTCAGATAAAGATAACCGATGGCAGGACCCTCACGGATCCAGATGCAGATGAGGTCATAATGGGTAAGGTGGCCTCAGAGAACCATGGCAAAGGTGTTGGTGATACGATAAAGATAAAGAACCGAGAGTACCGTATCGTGAGGATATTTGAATCCGGTGACATGCAGCAGGATGGAGGGGCCTTTATTTCACTCAAAAAACTCCAGAGGATAGAGGATAAGGAGGGTAAGGTCACCATGATCTATGTTAAGATGGCCAGGAACTCAAGGGTTGAGGACGTCACAGACCGCATCGAGAAACGTTACAGTGACCTCACAACCATAGCCTCACTCGAGGACCTCCAGAGCGTTGACCAGGGCCTGCAGACCATAGACACCGCAACCTGGGCCATATCACTCCTCGCCATAATAATAGGTGGAATTGGAGTTATAAACACCATGATAATGTCTGTATTTGAGAGGACAAGGGAGATTGGAGTCCTGAAGG is a window encoding:
- a CDS encoding helix-turn-helix transcriptional regulator, which encodes MEVEIVSGEDELKFLLLGYRISAGKSQRELADELGVPVDIVIAMENGTYRHPTRRLLSRIHELTGEYEVKKRYFINIGKGYRLRERLGSQFRYFVRGLDKMKYISMEELEKMPEAECYRTIGTVDLDAFEVLKAGKMS
- a CDS encoding ABC transporter permease — translated: MRFITLVLKNPFRSRARSLLAITGIAIGIATIVTLGVITEGLKASTENTLKAGGADFTIVESNVSDMFFSKIDEEYVDKVRNVSGVEDAVGILMAVQPLDDNPYFVLIGIDPAKINMSQIKITDGRTLTDPDADEVIMGKVASENHGKGVGDTIKIKNREYRIVRIFESGDMQQDGGAFISLKKLQRIEDKEGKVTMIYVKMARNSRVEDVTDRIEKRYSDLTTIASLEDLQSVDQGLQTIDTATWAISLLAIIIGGIGVINTMIMSVFERTREIGVLKAVGWRDRRILIMILGESVVLTVIAGIVGSVLGVAAIQVLLELGMRGFIEPVYSPEIFMRAFAVALSVGVLGGLYPAYRASRLAPTEALRYE